The following are from one region of the Salvia hispanica cultivar TCC Black 2014 chromosome 1, UniMelb_Shisp_WGS_1.0, whole genome shotgun sequence genome:
- the LOC125212064 gene encoding C-terminal binding protein AN-like — protein MPQSGTAAAQSQPLPLVVTLNCIEDTLLEEECLGGVAEVEHVSLSRLADSRIESAAAVLIHSLSFLPRAAQRRLRPWQLILCLGSTDRAVDSALAEELGLNRLIHVDVSRAEEVADTVMALVLGLLRRTHLLSRHALSASGWLGSVQPLCRGMRRCRGLVLGIVGRSASATSLANRSLAFKMSVLYFDVQEGNGKISRSSLRFPAAARRMDTLNDLLAASDLISLHCALTNDTVQIINADCLQHIKPGAFLINTGSSQLLDDCAVKQLLIDGTLAGCALDGAEGPQWMEAWLREMPNVLLLPRSADYSEEVWMEIREKAIFILQQFLIDNVIPKNAVSDEEDEEERELESKNEHSHMLESETSYLGSVNDRLAENVELVAESSQKKVLNQSKETSSQNQTSVLSQSTSNRSETKRNRSSKKAKKRHGRQKSQNKADDPSTFEKESSSYREDDANMSGTDQVLSSSEDSRNRKTPVDLKTELTPELPLNSSRELLKNSGELLKDGYIVSLHARDHPALHVSRQRVQGGGWFLDTLSNVTKRDPAAQFLVVYRSKDTIGFRSFTAGGKLLQINRRMEFVFASHSFDVWESWTLEGSLQKCRLVNCRNPLAVLDVRIEIVAALGEDGITRWLD, from the exons ATGCCTCAAAGCGGCACCGCAGCCGCCCAATCGCAGCCGCTTCCGCTTGTGGTGACGCTCAATTGCATCGAGGACACGCTTCTCGAGGAGGAATGCCTCGGCGGCGTCGCGGAGGTGGAGCACGTCTCTCTCAGCCGGCTGGCGGACTCGCGGATCGAATCTGCGGCGGCGGTGCTCATCCACTCGCTCTCGTTCCTCCCACGCGCCGCGCAGCGCCGCCTCCGCCCGTGGCAGCTGATCCTCTGCCTCGGATCGACCGACCGCGCCGTGGATTCGGCGCTGGCCGAGGAGCTCGGGCTGAACCGGCTGATCCACGTCGACGTCAGCCGAGCTGAGGAAGTGGCGGACACTGTGATGGCGCTGGTCTTGGGGCTGCTTAGGCGTACGCATCTGCTCTCCAGGCACGCGCTATCGGCGTCAGGATGGCTCGGCTCGGTGCAGCCGCTGTGCCGTGGAATGCGGCGGTGTCGCGGTTTGGTGTTGGGGATTGTTGGTAGATCTGCCTCTGCGACGTCGTTGGCTAATAGGAGCTTGGCGTTTAAGATGAGTGTGTTGTACTTTGATGTGCAAGAG ggaaatggtaaaataagtaGATCCTCCTTAAGATTTCCGGCAGCTGCAAGAAGAATGGATACACTTAATGACTTGCTTGCTGCAAGTGACCTAATATCTTTGCACTGTGCTTTGACTAATGATACGGTTCAAATTATCAATGCAGATTGTTTACAGCATATAAAGCCTG GGGCATTTCTTATAAATACCGGGAGCAGCCAGCTGTTGGATGATTGTGCTGTGAAACAACTTTTGATCGATGGCACGCTTGCAGGCTGTGCCCTTGATGGTGCTGAAGGTCCGCAATGGATGGAAGCCTGG CTAAGGGAGATGCCCAATGTTCTGTTACTTCCTCGCAGTGCTGACTACAGTGAAGAAGTATGGATGGAGATTAGGGAAAAGGCCATTTTCATACTACAGCAATTCCTCATTGATAATGTCATTCCAAAGAATGCTGTATCTGATGAGGAAGACGAGGAGGAAAGGGAGTTGGAAAGTAAGAATGAACACAGTCACATGCTAGAGAGTGAGACTTCGTACCTAGGTTCAGTGAATGATAGACTGGCTGAAAATGTTGAGTTGGTGGCAGAAAGTTCCCAGAAAAAAGTCTTAAATCAGTCAAAAGAAACTTCTAGCCAGAATCAAACTTCTGTTTTGTCTCAAAGTACATCAAATAGATCTGAAACAAAGCGAAACAGATCAAGTAAGAAGGCTAAGAAGAGACATGGCCGGCAAAAGTCTCAGAATAAAGCAGATGATCCCTCGACATTTGAGAAAGAAAGCTCTTCATATAGAGAAGACGATGCTAATATGAGTGGCACAGATCAAGTTCTGAGTTCTAGTGAAGATTCAAGGAATAGGAAAACACCAGTTGATTTAAAAACAGAATTAACCCCAGAGCTGCCGCTAAATTCAAGCCGAGAACTTCTGAAAAATTCGGGTGAACTGCTGAAAGATGGTTATATTGTATCTTTACATGCAAGGGACCATCCTGCACTTCATGTCTCGAGGCAAAGGGTCCAAGGTGGTGGTTGGTTCCTGGATACATTGTCAAATGTCACAAAAAGAGACCCTGCAGCACAGTTCCTGGTTGTGTATAGAAGCAAG GATACAATCGGGTTTAGATCATTTACTGCTGGGGGAAAGTTATTACAG ATAAATAGAAGGATGGAATTCGTATTCGCCAGTCATAGTTTTGACGTCTGGGAGAGTTGGACGCTTGAGGGTTCTCTCCAAAAGTGCAGGCTGGTGAACTGCA